The stretch of DNA CCCCGGGAATGGGCTCGAAACCCCTCAGCGAGGAGACCACGCAGAAGATGAGAGCGGTTCCATGCGTGCAGGCGAGGCGATGTCTTCCCTGCTGCCTCGCTGGCCTGCGGCTCTCGCGATACACAAGCCTGGCAACTGGACGGCGGAAATGAACGACGGGGAAAGGCAATGAAAGACCGCCAAAGCGGCCTACCCCAACATGCGtcgcggtgtatgtacacgtgCTCTGCAAAGGAATGGGCGCGCGCAATTGGACACGTGCGTGGGACTCCTTCCGCGATACGGGCATCCGTTCGTGTGCCTACCGCTTGATAACTCGCGCAGCCATGATACGTTGTTCAGAATCGAGGTAAGCAGACGGCTCGTCAATAAGGTAAATATCTGCAGGTTTCCCCAGCGCGACAATTAGGGCGACGCGCTGCAGCTCTCCTCCGGACAGGTGCTGCACTTCTTGGTCCATAAtcgtctccagctgcagAGGCTTCACGACGTCTGTTTGGAACTGCGGGTGGTTGAAGGACTCCCGGATCTTGGCGAAGAACAAGTCTCTGCAACAAGACGATAGTGCGAGGAAAACCACGGGAAAGCAGCACCCGTTTGACACCTTCCCGCAGACAGCGTGATCGACAGGGCAGgccagaagcgaagacgaaaggaggaaggcgggacacacacgcggagCACGTACACAGGATCCATCTCCCctacagagagagcggacacacacgcaaggTTCCCCGTTTTACAGAAAGCACATTGAGATTAGTGCACGCGCCCCTGTCCACACCCCCCCACACGGACGCGTAGATCTTCCTATTTAGAGACGCATCTTTTAATGTGGATCCTGTACGGGTCGGCGAGTCACCCTCTCGGTCATTGGGCAGTTATTTGAttgctcttcgcctctgtgcaTGTGCCAAAAATGCCGACAGACTTTTGAGGACGTTGTTCGAAGTGCAAACCCCGCTAGGACGTTTTGTGGAAGTGTTGCCTAGACAGCCAGTCTCTGCTTGCGTCGCTCGCGGCAGAGCCGCCTATCTCGCGTAAAAAAGCGTGGACCTACGACGGTTCAGCCGAATCCGCCGAAGGCAAACGCCCTGCTTCGTGTCGTTTCCGTTCCACAAAAGCCCGACGCGCAGCCCTCACCTCACTGTTCCCTGGTACTTGGCGGTGATCGTCTGCGGCTTGTAGCTCACATGCAGATTCGGCAGCTCCACGTCTTCGTCCGGCTTTAGCAGCCCGGCGAGCATTCTGAAGGGCCACCAGCAGCAGGTGcggcgatgcatgcacgaaaaaagacaggcaGGAGAGTCGCGGGACTTGAGGAATCTCCACAAACACGACGCCGTAGCTGGTCGAGTGGACGACCCaggcaaaaacgagaaagcgtCTGCCACAGAGCAACCGGCGGGAACTGGCTGTTGCGAGAACCCACACCAGTAGCGCGCTGCGTAGCAGAGACGTCACTCGCGACGCACACGACAGAGCCGAGGAGCTATGGATCCCTGAAATCCACGGGAACGATGGACAGAAGCATGCCGGCGACAaacgcgctgtctcgcgtcggGCCGTGACTTTTCTTCTGGACATACACCGCGAAAGCGAGCAAGAAAAACCCACCGAATCAACGTgctctttcctgttccgTTCTGGCCGAGCATGACGAGGATTTCGCTGTCGCTGAAATGGCCGCCTTCCACCCGAAGCTTGAACGAGCCGAGCGTCTTCGTCATGGACGGATACTTGTAGAAATGCAGCCGCTgcgaacaagagagacgcagagaagccaAGGAGtgacggagagggaaagaaaattggacacagagaggaaacgacgtGGGAGAAAAACCGCCGCCGCGGTTTTTGCGGAaaacaagaaagaggaagaaagcaaacggAAAGACACCACACACAGTCGAAAGGGACCACATAAGTTAACAGACACGCAGGAAAGCTTCACGCCGCCGTCCCGTGCCGCACAGGGTTAACTCCCAGGTGgagtctcttcttctgacTGCCTCTGCGTTCACTTCGTCCCGTCTCCCTCCACTCTCGTATCCGCGTCCTTTCGTATCCGTCCCTCCGTTTGCCCCCCTCCCCCGCCCCACCCCCGGCCATGCCTTGTGCTTTTCCCTCCCGTCTGTGGAGCCTTGGCCTCACCTGAATTTCTTCCGGGAGGATGTCTTGGTCAGCCGCCAGCTTAAAGTTCAGGCTCTCGTCGCGGAACCGCAGGTTCTCCGTCGGCACGAAACCGTCGAGGAAAATGTTGATTCCTTCTCTGACGCTGAACGGCATGGTGACGACGCCGTACGCGCCGGGTTTACCCCAGAGACAGCAAATGTAGTCGGAGAGGTAATCCAACACGGACAGATCGTGTTCAACCTGTAGGAAAAAACACGCGGGAAtcctcttctgcgcagcgaaacgcgaaagcaGACGCACCACTGGAGTCACACCGGAAAAACCGCCACACGGGTCCTCCCGCTCCTACTGCCGTCGGGTTACCGGGGAAAAAAGTCGCCTGGGCACACCACCGCTGAATGCACTGTGCAGTCCTTTTCTTTCACAGCGCACCGCCCCTCCCCCCCGTTCTCGACAAAGTCCACACCTCCGCCCACAAATGTAGCTTTAccacagagaaacgaaccAAAAACTCCGAGGCCTGAGCATGCGGCTAAAGGAGAGGATATACattcatatgcatatatatatatatatatatatatatatgtagtgtTTATCACACACATAGGGTGTAAGTGCACTTTTGAGAGTTTCACGTTTGGATTTCTCAGCAGCAGCCGCCAGTTCGCAGGGGATCCCTGAGAGCGGCCACGTCGCTCTTGagtggggagagaggggcaaAAGAACCGTGTACAGCCACGAAATCTTTGATTTCTCGGAGCGGAATTTCGGCCGCCAGCACGCGTGCGCTCTTACCACAATGATGAAGTTGTCGTACTGGAGACAAGAGCGAATCACGAGCGCCGCCTTAAGTCTCTGTTTGACGTCGAGATACGACGAGGGCTCGTCAAACATAAACACATTGTTCTTTTGGATGGCCGTCACGCAGATGCAGAAACGCTGCAACTCCCCTCCGGAGAGATTTCCAATTTCACGGTCGACGAGGTGGTCTAGCTCCATGTCTTTCATGAGTTCGGCTCCTCGGCCAGTCTCGTCTTTAAGTTTCACGACGGCCCCAACCGTCCCTTTCACCTGAGGAAAAaccgcgagaagggaaaaccaGGCCtcggaggagagacaggacagcggcgcgaagcagcggcaGTCCGCCCgccgaagagaaaacagagaacgcgcagaagggaaaggagagaagaaagagcaaaaggagaggaacgcaaaaaaaaggcgaaagcgaagacggagaagaaaggaaagccaGAGCGGGGCTGGGTGGGAGGTGGCGACgtcaaagagagaagactccaggagaaagagaagcgaaaactGACGCAAGGCAAGGAAGATCCACAGGGGAACGAAGGCAAACACGAGACGCACCTCAGATGTCTCGGCTTTTCTGCGCAACAAAGAAGCGACTCACCTGCTTAGGGACGTGGTCCACATACTGAGGTTTGATGCTGGCTTTCAGATCCTCCTCGAGCATGCGCGTGAAGAAATTCTGCAATTCACTGCCTCGAAAGTACGCCAAGATTTCTTGCCAGTCTGGCGGGTTGTTGTACTTGCCCAGATTCGGTTTCAGCTTCGCTGAGAGAATCTTCAGCGCCGTCGACTTGCCGATACCGTTTGTACCAACGAGACCCAAGACCTGCAGccaagaaagaaaaaaggggacagCGGCAAGGGGGATaacagggagaggacgagccTACCAAAGATCCAGAACCCCCCGAGGGACGGCCTGcatctcggcctctctcgaAAAAAGGCGCTGTTCTTCTGTGCCTATCAACGCTCGGAGTCAATACCGACACCCAGGCAAACACATGTAAATCAACGGGAACTTTTGGACAAAAAGGTGTGCGGTTGCTCGCCACGCGACTCTCGCCACTggtttgtctccgtttctcccttcttcctgtccacctcttgtctcgttttttgcGTTTTTTGTTCTTTGCATTTCCGACTGGACGAGGTTTTGTGGTGCGCTCGATTCCTTTCAAAGCTCTTTGACGTGTCTCCTCATCCTGGCGCTTATCTCATGTCCAGTCCACATCGACTCAGCGCGCGCACCTCCCTTGCgagtttctccctcttcgctaCACCGTTTCGGTGCACACGTGTGCTCTGCTATACATCTGTCCTTCTACGCGCATCTGTaccttctccgctttctgtGACGGCCATACAACACATCTTCAGATCGAACCTGAACATACCCATGTACGTCAATACATCTAGAAACATATACATCCACGCCTCTATCTatttacacatatatatatatatatatatatgtagatggATAGTTGGTTGTTGCGTGGGCTTGGCCTTGACTCTCGATGTGTCGTCGAGAAAATTCCACGTTTTCCTGACCTGTCCTGGTCTGGGAACGGGCAGTCTGTGGAGTTTGAACGAGTTCGGCCCGAAGCGGTGTGTGACATCTTTGCCCAGGTCTCTGGGGAGGTTGATGATGGCGATCGCCTCGAAGGGACACTTCTTCACGCAAATACCGCAACCAATGCAGAGCGGCTCGGAAATGAAGGCAATCTTCGACGTGGCGTCTGCCTCGATGCACAGTTTCCCGGTGCGCACGACGGGGCAGTTGCGCTTGCACTCCTGCCTGCACTTTTTAGGTTTGCAGCGGTCGCCGTTCACGATGGCGATTCTGAGCCGCGCGTCGTCGactgcctccgcctccttcttctgcttcggcgCCATCTTTACGACACACGGAAAAAACTGGAGACACGGCAAGAGACacggacgagggagaggcggagggccGACTAGAGGGGGAAAGTGGCCAAAGCCCGAGAGGAAATGAGCGAGAACTCTCAAGCACGCGTTGACGCACGAAAAAGCGGGTTTTCGTCTGTCCTGGAGCAGACGTGacaaggaaacggaagacgcggagacacggagggaAGATGAGCTAGCGACACGCGACAGAATGGGCTCAGACAGCGCaaagaggcagggaagacTGCTTCCACTTGAATTCTTTCTCTCAGCTCGCACgtagaaagagaggaaagaaggcgtcAGACACAAAAGAAGGATGTGCGCGTGGGTTGAGGGCAAAAGACGACCTGCCGAactctccgttcttctgttcctcgttGCGTCGAGGAGCTGGAACCGCCACGAAGGGGCGAAACCTCGGAGAGCCTACCGAAACCGGCGGGCGCCAGGACAGCGACAGACGATCGGTTCAATAAACAATCTGTAGATTTTGAGGAAGGCACCGGCCGCCTCAGGCGACCTCCGCATGCGGAGATTAGAATTCCCTGAccggcaagagagagaggagcctgCGGAGGGCCGAGGCGAAACGTCGGAGCGCCTTTGTCCTATACAGGAGAACCGAGGAGCATCAGCCTGGcgaagagacgacagagagcccgttgagagacaagacacgCGATTTTGAGTGAGTATACAAAAAACTGGACTTTGCGATATGAGGAACCCAGCCTGCAGCGGTGGCAGCGtagtggagagagagataacTGGCAAGAAAGGGCCGAAGTGACGGGAAAACCACACCGGAAGAAGCTCGGAAGGACCAGAGGTGACAAGGGGCGAAGCAAACGGGAAAAGCAAGACAAAAAGCGGCGTCGCGtcaaggcgaagaaggagagcgcATGACTCCTGGGAGCTCAAGGCAGTCCCAGAAACCGTTTCGCAGCAgaacgcgacagaaaaaaaggctgCTCCGTTGTGACACTGGAAATACCCCACCCACAATGAAGAACACTTTTCTGTTGACACGCGGCTTGGCAACTGACGGATTTTTGTTTTGGGATTCTCGGGGGGTCTTTGTGCTGCGGGGCTGCGAAACGTCACGCAGCGGAATCCACGCTTTTCCCCTAGTCCGTCTTATCAAAGAAATACCGCGGTCTTGATGCCTCTCCAGTTGGTGACATCTGGGCGGGCAGGAAGCTCACCCACCGGAATTGGAGGTTTGAGGAGCAACTTGGAGTCGCCTTGCAGCTCCACTGTTTTCCTTTGGAACATGCCCCGgacagaagccgagagagacagagctaTTAGACTGACGACAGGCTTTTCTCGCGGAAACTCGGAAAAAATTCCGCGGTCTCTAGCCTAGGTCGCCCGCCTCACGCGTTTCCCATCGATGCATGCGGCAAGCGAGTGCCTTGTGGTCCTCGAACGGAAAAGTAGCCTAGGACTGCCCTCTGCCGCTTGACGGTAATAACCATTTCCAAGTTTTCGTCTCGGACGCATTCTTGCTTAAGCAGCCATGTTTTCTGCACACTTGCCTGATTTGACAGGCAGGGGTCTCCCCGTCTACGAGGTACGCCAAGGAGCGGCGTTTCTGCCATTGCCGTCGCGAGAATCGGAGCCTCGTGGCCACGTTTATTGGATGTTCGTCAACCCCAGTGCTGGGCTTAATTGGCGTTTGCGAAGGTGACTGCCGGCTTTCCGAGACCACTTTTTCGATTCGGCGCATTCGCTTCGAAAGGGCCCTTGCCGCGCCGGCGGTGTCTTGCGGAGCTTGTTTGCTTTAATCCACGGGGAAGTTTGTCTggctcgtctcttccgtgtGTTTTCCCCGGCATAATCatcctctccactctctccttTCGACATTCCACGCCTGCGACGCCGTACTGAGCGTTTCCGACGCTGCGACTGGCCATTGCACACCAAGTCGGACCGTGTGTGTGAgtgaggtgtacgtacacccgcgTCCTTGGCGGCCTGGGGATGCTCGGTTCGTAGACGGCACCGGAAGGCGCAGGACAGTTGTAAGCCTCCCCTCGAGCTTCTTTCCTAGCGTCTGCCTTTGCCGTCAAAATGTGGCGCGACCTTTTCTCCGCGGCGAAAGCTAAGTTTGAACAGCAAAAACATCGCCAACTGGGTGTGCAGAGCGCAGAAAGCGGTGCGCCCTCCTCCCCCGACTtggcgtctccgctggaACAGAAAAGCGGACTGACCTGCTCCGCGACGTCAACAGAGGACGCCTGCTTAgctccgccgtcgcttcctttGCCCGCCTCATGTTCTGGCCCTTCTTCGCGGgtctcgcccgcctcccCTGCCTCCATTGTCCCGTCATCTGCTGTATGCACGGCTGCGAACGCGTCTTCGGGAGAAGGCTGGCGGGCGACT from Neospora caninum Liverpool complete genome, chromosome XI encodes:
- a CDS encoding RNase L inhibitor, related, producing MAPKQKKEAEAVDDARLRIAIVNGDRCKPKKCRQECKRNCPVVRTGKLCIEADATSKIAFISEPLCIGCGICVKKCPFEAIAIINLPRDLGKDVTHRFGPNSFKLHRLPVPRPGQVLGLVGTNGIGKSTALKILSAKLKPNLGKYNNPPDWQEILAYFRGSELQNFFTRMLEEDLKASIKPQYVDHVPKQVKGTVGAVVKLKDETGRGAELMKDMELDHLVDREIGNLSGGELQRFCICVTAIQKNNVFMFDEPSSYLDVKQRLKAALVIRSCLQYDNFIIVVEHDLSVLDYLSDYICCLWGKPGAYGVVTMPFSVREGINIFLDGFVPTENLRFRDESLNFKLAADQDILPEEIQRLHFYKYPSMTKTLGSFKLRVEGGHFSDSEILVMLGQNGTGKSTLIRMLAGLLKPDEDVELPNLHVSYKPQTITAKYQGTVRDLFFAKIRESFNHPQFQTDVVKPLQLETIMDQEVQHLSGGELQRVALIVALGKPADIYLIDEPSAYLDSEQRIMAARVIKRFILHAKKTAFVVEHDFIMATYLADRVIVYEGEPGVDCVALSPDNLVSGMNRFLKSLEITFRRDPTNFRPRINKMESVKDKEQKLLGNYFMLDEA